In one Liolophura sinensis isolate JHLJ2023 chromosome 11, CUHK_Ljap_v2, whole genome shotgun sequence genomic region, the following are encoded:
- the LOC135477957 gene encoding uncharacterized protein LOC135477957 yields the protein MFVMTRMMAGFSELGSGQRERWIPRLRILTVKRLMFVFLLVDMIFLRFYISQVSSRPHLSFTTRRSLVFLERPLPVSQETNAKKPYLDVVCVFPLMDTVEWSKARYSHVNGTELINREKEYIVSLKRNLNHSSVLSVHLFSHKPEQLYEKLTVQYGVDMKKVVFYNSTENPTYQEMFGYVSRFLQGRFIMILNADNYMGDGFVDLDLDYLRKNKVMYSLTRRFPVPMPTGCRVTNKAHCEQNSAYLGSHDSFLFFVASQLPGNFLAELNYPSHVYGSENIAIWAFKHILKFSVLNPCKKVHIHHLHCTAISAKGRIRLNVRGRYGTAKITDNIYVP from the coding sequence GTCAAACGATTGATGTTCGTTTTCCTACTGGTAGATATGATCTTTTTGAGATTTTACATCTCACAGGTTTCCTCAAGGCCACATTTGTCCTTTACGACTCGCCGCTCGCTTGTATTCCTGGAGCGCCCTCTACCGGTCAGTCAGGAAACAAATGCCAAGAAGCCCTATCTTGATGTGGTGTGTGTATTTCCCCTCATGGACACGGTTGAGTGGTCCAAGGCCAGGTACTCCCACGTGAACGGCACCGAGCTGATAAATCGGGAGAAGGAGTATATTGTCAGTCTAAAAAGAAACCTAAACCACTCATCCGTATTGTCCGTCCATTTGTTCAGCCACAAACCAGAACAGTTGTACGAGAAACTCACAGTACAGTATGGCGTCGACATGAAAAAGGTGGTCTTCTACAACTCCACGGAGAATCCAACCTACCAAGAAATGTTTGGTTACGTGTCTCGCTTTTTACAAGGACGTTTCATTATGATTCTCAACGCGGACAACTATATGGGAGACGGTTTTGTGGACTTGGATTTGGACTATCTGAGAAAGAATAAGGTGATGTACTCCTTGACACGGAGATTTCCTGTCCCGATGCCAACCGGATGTCGGGTAACTAACAAGGCGCACTGTGAACAGAACAGTGCCTATCTTGGTTCTCATGACTCGTTCCTGTTCTTTGTCGCCTCACAACTCCCGGGGAACTTCCTAGCTGAACTCAATTATCCAAGTCATGTTTACGGATCAGAAAACATAGCCATTTGGGCTTTCAAGCATATCCTTaaattttctgtgttgaatCCTTGCAAGAAGGTGCACATTCATCACCTCCACTGCACTGCCATCAGCGCCAAAGGACGGATAAGGCTAAATGTTAGAGGGAGATATGGCACTGCAAAGATTACCGACAATATTTATGTCCCCTGA